The following is a genomic window from Capnocytophaga stomatis.
AAATTACGCTACGAGCTTATGAATAATGATTTACAACGTGCCAGAAAACAAAATCAGCATATCAGGAACCGTATGGAAAGCCTCGTAGTTCGTGCTCCCATTGATGGGCAATTGAGTTTCCTCAATGTAACTTTAGGGCAGCGTGTAGGGCAATCGGAAAGTGTTGGAGAAATTAAGGTTATCGACAATTTTAAAATCAAAACACGATTAAGTGAATACTATATCGACAGAATTACTTCCGGATTGCCTGCTTCCATTACTTATCAGGGTAAAAAGTATCCCCTACGAGTATCCAAAGTTATTCCGGAGGTAAAAGACAGGCAGTTTGAGGTGGATTTAGTTTTCACAGGCGAAAAACCTGACAATGTACGCATCGGGAAAAGTTTTCGGCTTCAGATAGAACTCGGGCAGCCCGAAACTGCTTTGATTATCCCTCGAGGGGATTTCTTCCAGACTACCGGAGGTCAGTGGCTCTTCAAAATGAATCCTTCAGGAGATAAAGCAACTCGAATTCCCGTTAGCATCGGAAGGCAAAATCCCTCTCAATATGAAATTATCAGCGGATTGCAAAAAGGAGACCGTGTTATCATTTCAGGTTATGGAACTTTTGGAGAAGCTGAGACTATTCAAATTGAAAAGAAGTAAAAAGGAAATTCGTTTGTAGATAATTTTTTTAATTTTAGTTCAAAAGGAAGTTTGATTATATTAAATTAAATTACAACAAACCAAAAAGGAAATTTAACTAACATAAAATAAATAGTAATAAACACAAAATTATATGTTACCACATTATTTGAAATTAGCTTGGCGTAATATAGTAAGGTATAAAACGCAAAGTATTATTAGTATAACTGGTATGGCTATCGGTTTTACGGCATTTATTTTAGCAGGATATTGGTACTATTGGGAAAATACCTTCGATACATTTCATCCTGACTGGGAAAGAACCTATGCTATCACTACTTCCAATTATTCGGAGGAAATAGATAATCTGAATCAGTTAAATAAATATGCCCGAGAGGAATTTGAAAAATTTTCTGAAGTAGAAAAAGTTACATTAACCAATTTATTCTTACATTCTCCTGAAAAACAAAATCGTGTTTGGGTAGGAATGGAAGTTGAAGAATCCTTTTTTGATATGTTTCATCACGAATTTATAGAAGGAACATACAAAGGAAATCCGTTTGACGGAAAAAGTGTGATACTTACAGAACAAATGGCAATAAATCTCTTCGGAAGTACTTCCTGTTTGGGCAAAAAATTTGAAATTAATAATAAAATATCATTTGATATTGCTGGAGTAATTAAGGAATACCCTCAAAATACACATTTTAAGTTTGAATATTTATGTTTAACCAAAATTGAATATCATCATTTAGGTAGATTACCTACATATATCAAAGTTAAACCTAATACTGATATCAATCAATTACGAAACAAGATAGAAGGATATACTGTTAAGGAAAAAGATGATGTTTACAATAAATATTCTAAATACAAATATAGACTTTGTAAACTTCCTGACGTTCATCTGACAACCAATTCACATCTTAAAAGTCGTTTTCGCAACATCAAGATACTATTTTGTGGTGGATTATTAGCATTTATCAGTGCTTTGATGAATTTATTAGTTCTCTTTCTTTCCCGACAGCAAGTCAAGTTACGTTATAATGGTCTTTATCGTGTGATAGGGGCATCAACAAAAGGACTTATACTGAGAGGAATTACAGAATTGACAGTCTTTATGCTGATTAGCTTCATCGTATCAATGACCTTGATAGAAATAATCTTTCCTTTCTATCAAGAATATACAACGATTCATTCTGAAGGAGAGATTTTCAGTAATTTTAAAAATTTTCTCTCAAAAGGAGATTTGATTCAGGCATCTGTAATTAGTTTTGCCATATCGGGGATTCTTTTTTTACTTCTATGTATTATTCCCATCTATTTTCTGATTCAAAAACACAAAAAATCAACTTCATTTGCCTTGAGAGACTTTCTTGTTTCGGGTCAAATTTTTATAGGAAGCTTATTTCTGATAACCGCTTTGGCTTTCTATTTACAATACAGCTATACAAGAAATACGGATAAGGGAATTGTACCTGATAACATCTGGCAAATTGATGTAGGTTTCTTTAATTCTATTTCTTCAAACTATTCAGGTTTTCTGGAAAGTATAAAACAATCTTCTTACATTGAAGAAGTTACTACAACTACCAATGAAATTTTTTCTACATCTGGAATTTATTATGGAAGTTATCAAAGGATATTAAATTTAAATAAAAATGGAGAAGTTTTTAAAATGAATGTTCTTTTAGTAGAGCCAAACTTTTTGCCTTTTTTTGGTTTACAAATGAAATCGGGGGAATGGTTATCAGAATCTGACCATAATAAATATGTAATGAATGAAATAGGAGCAAAAGAAATAGGTATTAAAAATAATTTATCCAAAGAAGGTACTCCTTTTTCAGATATTCCGATTGAATTCAAGGGAATTGTAAAGAATTTTTACTATACTTCAATGCAAAATCCTTTAAAAAATGTATTTATTAAGGTAAGAGAAAAAGAATCTGAGGAAGAAAAATCATTTGGTCAGTCCTACATTTATATAAAAGTAAAACCAGAGAATAAGGATAAGGTTTTAGCTTTTTTAAAAGAGCAATATGGTAAATTTTCTAATGAAGAAGTACCTTTGGAGAAGCGATTTTTGTATCTGCCTGAGGTTATGGAAAACCTAAATGCCTCAGATATTAAGATGTCTTGGATATTTTTAACTCTGGCAGCCACATCCATATTAATTTCTGCCTTGGGAATATATTCATTAGTGTCATTATCTGTTGAACAACGCAAGAAAGAAATTGCAATACGCAAAATAAGTGGAGCAACTTTCGCTGATATTTTAAAATTATTCCTAAAAAGATATCTTTTTATATCTATAATATCTAATTTAATTGCACTACCTATTGGATATTTGTTCATATCAAAATGGTTAGAGACATATGCGTATCATTTTGAGCTTTCTATTTGGTTATTTGCGATAGTGTTGATTATAATTAATGTAATTATTATTTTATCGGTATCAAAACAAGTAAATGAAGCAATGAAAATAAATGAATCAAGTGTACTTAAATTAGATTAATAAGATAAATGAATTTATTTTAATAAATTTGAATTACCTTTTTAACTAAAACAAAATATATTTACTTAAAAAGGAATTTTGAATTAAGATAATTAATTTTAATTAACATTAATTGAATTACATTTTAAGGATAATAATTTTATTTTATAATTAGTTGAATGTAATTTTATAGTAAATGAAAATGAATTATAATAAAATGAATTTCCTTTTATAGATAATTAATTACAATTGAATTAAGTATGAAACTATTTTATACCTAACTATTTTAAAAAAACTTAAATAATTTACGAATTTTAAATATATAAAAGATGATAAAGACAACCAATTTACAGAAAATCTTCCGCACGGAAGAAATTGAAACGTGGGCATTAACAGACGTTAGTATTGATATTAAGGAAGGGGAATTTGTTGCTATTATGGGACCTTCAGGCTGTGGGAAATCCACTTTGTTGAATATTTTAGGTTTACTGGATAATCCTACCTCCGGAGAATATTACCTAAATGGAACTAATGTGACTGAGTTTACTGAAAATCAACGTACAACACTCCGAAAAGGTGTAATAGGATTTGTTTTCCAAAGTTTCAATCTTATTGAGGAATTAAGTGTATATGAAAACATTGAATTGCCTTTGCTTTATATGAAAATTCCCGCCCCCGAACGCAAAAAACGTGTAAAAGAAGCGATGGAACGTATGGCAATTTCGCATCGAGAGAAGCATTTTCCTCAGCAACTCTCTGGCGGACAGCAACAGCGTGTTGCCATTGCTCGTGCTGTTGTTGCCAACCCAAAATTAATTCTCGCGGATGAGCCAACGGGAAATCTTGACAGTAAAAATGGGGCAGAGGTTATGAAACTTCTTTCCGAACTTAATGCTGAAGGCACAACAATTGTAATGGTAACCCACAGCCGTCACGATGCTGGCTATGCAACTCGCATTATTAATCTTTTCGATGGAAGAGTAGTTCCTGAAGTAGAATTATAGTTTCAATTAAAATAAACGGGCTGAGAATTAATACTCTCAGCCCGTTTTTATTTAAGTAAAATGTATATACTTTTTCTGATTTACTTACGTTTCAATACTTTCTCCACAGCTTTGATTACGCCGTTTTTGTCGAGTCCGTATTTTTTCATCAGGTCGGCAGGTGTTCCCGATTCCCCAAATGTGTCATTCACTGCAACGAATTCTTGCGGAGCGGGCAACCTTTGAGTAAGTACACGAGCTACGCTTTCGCCCAATCCTCCGTAGTAATTGTGCTCTTCGCAAGTAACGATACAACCTGTTTTCTTTACGGAATTCAAAATAATTTCCTCGTCCAAAGGTTTTATGGTGTGAATGTTAATCACTTCGGCGGAAATACCTTGCTTTTCCAACTCGTCGGCGGCAAGTAATGCTTCCCAAACCAAATGTCCTGTGGCAACAATAGTTACGTCTTTTCCTTCGGTGAGAAGAATTCCTTTCCCGATTTCGAACTTTTGGTCTTCCGGAGTAAAGTTTGCTACCGTCGGACGACCGAAACGCAAGTAAACCGGACCTTGATAATCAGCAATGGCAATAGTAGCCGCTTTGGTTTGATTATAATCACACGGATTGATAACTACCATTCCGGGAAGCATTTTCATCAGTCCGATGTCTTCCAAAATCTGGTGCGTTGCCCCATCTTCTCCTAAGGTAAGCCCTGCGTGTGAGGCACAAATTTTCACATTTTTGCCCGAATAAGCAATCGATTGACGGATTTGGTCATACACCCTTCCCGTTGAAAACGCGGCAAATGTACCCGTAAACGGAATTTTTCCTCCGATGGTAAGTCCAGCCGCAATGCCCATCATATTGGCTTCGGCAATACCAATTTGGAAGAAACGCTCAGGGTTTTCTTCAATAAACTTCTCCATTTTGAGCGACCCGATAAGGTCAGCACAAAGTGCCACTACGTTAGGATTGGTACGCCCAAGCTCAACCAATCCTGCCCCGAAGCCGCTTCGAGTATCCTTTTTTCCTGTGTCTGTATATTTCATAATTGTATTTATTCAATAATTTTCCCGTTGTTAATATCTATTTTAATTGTTTTTATTCCTTCTTCAAATTGCTCTTGTTTTTCATTATCTTCGTATCGAAGTGTGTAATTTATTATAAAAGTCCAAATATTTTCCGATTTATTTAGCTCAGTTACTCTACTGAGAAATACTGTTTTGGAAGGGAAAATTTTCTCAGAATCCACCTGCCAAATTGTATTATTATCCTTAATATTTATCCTTTTAAACAACTGTTTTTCATCTCCAAATAGAATAATCTCTTCCTGATTTAAAGTATATATCTTATCAGGATTGATTAAGAATTTTGAATTTGATTTGAACAAAAATTGCCATTTATCGCCGTAAATATAAAAATCTCTATCAGAATTTCCTGTTACTTGAACTAAAAAATTAGTTTCATTCCAAGTACGTATGTCGATAATATCCCCATTCCAATCATACGAGCTATTATCTATTTTAACAAAAGTATCCTTATGAAGCACAAAAGAGAAAAGAACATAATACGGATTTACCGAAGTATTTCCTTGTTCCGCCCAATCACGTGTTATATCAATCCAAATGAAACCATTTTCTTTTAATCGACTTATGTTAGGTGTAAAACCCTTTACTAAATACGTTTTTTCTCCTTTTTTTACTTCTTTAGGAATAGGCTCTTTGTGTGAAACTACGATTTTTTTATTCTGAATTTTATATAAAAACAACTCAAAATCTTTCTTTCCTACAACAATTTCAAAATCTTTTCCTAATGAAATTCTCTCAATAGAAATATCTTGTGGAATATTTCTTTCTCGTTTAAATAGCTCAAGAAACTCTTGTCTGTTCGGTTCACTTTCTTTATTGCACGATAACATAACTATCGACAATAATATAAAAACTAATCTTTTCATTGTGTTGAATTTTAAAAATATAAACTATTATTTACAAAAAATCATTATACAAATGAGAACTAAAACTTAATATCCATTGGCAGAGTTTCTCCGTTTCCTTACTTTTGTTTTGCTCTTTTTCTTCAACCATTGTACTTGTTCCCGAGCTTCTTCTAAGGTAACAGGCAATTGTTTGGATAGGTTCTCCATACTTAACTTCGCCCTTTCCTGAAAGGATATTTTGTAACTCATTTTTAATCATTTGTATTTATTATTCAATATAAAAAATAATAAAACTTATAACTTAAAATATAAGTCATTTATTTTATATATAAAACTTCATCGACTTGTATATATATTTTTATAAACTTATATATATATCTTCGATAAGATATATACATATAATTTTAAAAATACACTTACTCGTATATCAATGAATTGAGACTTCTTTCTGAAAATAAAATTATTTTTTGTATTTTTCGTATTTGATAACGCGTTGCATTTCCTTTAAATCCACTCCGGGTGTAAACTGAATTTTATTGCTTTTGATTAGAGCGGGATTGAATTTTTCTGCCGTTTCTGCTCCTTCGCTTGAGATGGTAATTCTGAAACTCCCGAAATCGCCCAAACGAACGATACGTCCTTCCGAAAGATGTTTTACTAATACTTTGGTTAAATCGTTTAGCACCGCCAATACATCTGTATCTGACACAGTTGATGAGCCTGTTGCAATTTCTTTAGCAAGTGCACGGAAAGATATTTCACCATCTGCTTTTGCACTTGCATAAAATTTAGGTTTAGCTTCTTTGTCTAAAAGGTTTTTTCTTTCTACGATGTTGTATTTTACTGCCATAATAATAAGTTTTTTAAAGTTTATAATATATATATAAGGTGTGATGATTTTAGTTGAGATTTGAAACCAATAAGCGGAGCAAAGTCTGATTTTATACTTTTTCCGTTGAAAACTTTGCTCCGTTTGATTGTTGTTTTTCTATTTCAATTCGCTTAAGGCTTTCTCTAATCTTGGGAGAACGTCCTTAATATCTTGCAACGAACATCCGCCCGCCGAAGCTCTAAACCAAGGCATTGTTCGGCTATTTCCGAAGGCAGAAAACGGAACTAATGCCATTCCAGCTTCCTTAATCAGATAGAAAACCAAGTCGGTTGTATCGTTAAGTTTCTCGCCTTTCGGGGTGGTTTTTCCAACATAATCCAACTGAATGGTTAAGTACAAAGCTCCCATCGGACGAATGCTTTCCACTGCATATCCTTTTTGTTTCAATGCCTGAATGCCTTCGTGCAGGGTTTCCAAACTATGTTTAATCTTTCCTTTGAAATCATTTACGAATGTGTCAACTGCTTTAGTATCAGTAAGGAACTGAGCCATCGCCTGTTGTTCGGGTTTCGGAGCCCACGCCCCAACGTGCGTAAGTAGAGCCGCCATTTTACCGATGATTTCCGAAGGACCAAAAGCCCAGCCCACGCGAACGCCCGTAGCCGCAAAACATTTGGAAGAACCATCGATAAATATCGTATAAGGCTTCATTTCAGGGACTAAACTCACCGGATTAAAGTGTTTTTCTCCAAAGGTAAGCATCGCATAAATTTGGTCATACATCAAGTAAAGGGGCTTTTCGTCTGCTCCACGTTTGCGGTTTTCTTCCACAATAAGTTCGCAAATTTCTCTGAGTTGATGCTCGGAAAACATCGTTCCTGTCGGATTAAGTGGCGAACAAAGTGCTAACAGAACGGCATCTTTCAGGTGCGGACGTAGCTCTTCCGCCGTAGGTAAGAAGTTGTTTTCAGGCTTAACTTCCAGTTCTACTTTCTGAGCAGAATTCAAATACGAATAGTGATTGTTGTTCCACGAAGGTACAGGATAAATCACTTTATCGCCCTCATCTACAATAGTTTTAAAGGTTGCGTAAATCAACGGACGCGAACCTCCTGCGATAAGAATATCTTTCGCCGAGTACTCCAATGCGTAACGTTGTTTGAGGTCTTTTGAAACATTTTCCCGAAGCGGAAGGATACCACTTGCCGGCGGATAGTTCGTAAGATTGTCGGCATACGCTTGTTGAATCCCCTCTTTAAGCTCATCAGGAATGGGATAAATATTCGAATCCAAATCGCCAATAGTTAAATTTGTGATTTTTTCGCCTTTGGCTTTGAGATCGTTTACTTCATTTCCAATCTTTACAATCTCAGAACCAATTAAATTCTGTGCTAATTTTGATACGTTCATTATGGTTTGATGTTTTTAAAATTAAGGTTCGATAAATACATATGTGCCCTAAATGTTCTTTATTTGCAATACGGAACGGTATATTTTCCTTCAGCTTTATGACCTGAAATTGTTTTTGCTTCTACCCAAATAGTTACTGTTTAAAGCATTCATAGGAATACTTCCCTTACGCCCGAAAACAACATTATATTCATTTTTGTCGGCATTTTTTGGGATTTCTACGTTTAAATAATTGTCATATTCATAGACTTTGGACGAGCAATTACTCGGATGTGGAGTTACGTACACCGAAATGGATGCTCCGTTATCGAACGCTTTTCCTCCTTCCGCCGTGAAACGTTGTTCATCTATTTCCCAATAAAGTGGTTGTGAGTTATCGTTATTGTCTTCGTTTTTTGAGCAAGACATTGATAAAGCAATAACTACCGCATAAATCATTTTTGTTAATTTTCTTGTCATAATAATTATTTCTTTTTATTTTGAATTATTGTATTAGTTTGTCGTTAATTTTCTTCTTTCACTAAAACTTTTTTATTGTTCAAGCGAGTTGAAAGCCATTTTCTTAGTTTTTCTATTTCAGCTTTTCGTTCATCTTTTTTGGGTTCCTTTTTCCATTGAATACGAAAAACAGGAATTGTATCTATCTTCTTGAAGTTACTTTTCAGTTCGTTAGCAAATGAAACAGAAGCAATATCCTCATAATTTACAGCTATTTCCTTCGTGATTTGTTGGAATTTAGCAGCTTCCTTGTTGTATTTGCCCAAAGTTTCCACTTGGTCTTGCAGTAATTTTATCTTACTTTGGCTTGAAATAAGTTGTTCTTTATTAGTATTATACAACTCCTGAACGTACAGACTTTGGTCACGCTCTCGGCTATCATTCAAGATACGTAACTCTGTATTTTTCAAATACGGATAAGCTTCTTTTTGGTTATTCCAAAGGGTT
Proteins encoded in this region:
- a CDS encoding pyridoxal phosphate-dependent aminotransferase; protein product: MNVSKLAQNLIGSEIVKIGNEVNDLKAKGEKITNLTIGDLDSNIYPIPDELKEGIQQAYADNLTNYPPASGILPLRENVSKDLKQRYALEYSAKDILIAGGSRPLIYATFKTIVDEGDKVIYPVPSWNNNHYSYLNSAQKVELEVKPENNFLPTAEELRPHLKDAVLLALCSPLNPTGTMFSEHQLREICELIVEENRKRGADEKPLYLMYDQIYAMLTFGEKHFNPVSLVPEMKPYTIFIDGSSKCFAATGVRVGWAFGPSEIIGKMAALLTHVGAWAPKPEQQAMAQFLTDTKAVDTFVNDFKGKIKHSLETLHEGIQALKQKGYAVESIRPMGALYLTIQLDYVGKTTPKGEKLNDTTDLVFYLIKEAGMALVPFSAFGNSRTMPWFRASAGGCSLQDIKDVLPRLEKALSELK
- a CDS encoding ABC transporter ATP-binding protein, whose product is MIKTTNLQKIFRTEEIETWALTDVSIDIKEGEFVAIMGPSGCGKSTLLNILGLLDNPTSGEYYLNGTNVTEFTENQRTTLRKGVIGFVFQSFNLIEELSVYENIELPLLYMKIPAPERKKRVKEAMERMAISHREKHFPQQLSGGQQQRVAIARAVVANPKLILADEPTGNLDSKNGAEVMKLLSELNAEGTTIVMVTHSRHDAGYATRIINLFDGRVVPEVEL
- a CDS encoding HU family DNA-binding protein is translated as MAVKYNIVERKNLLDKEAKPKFYASAKADGEISFRALAKEIATGSSTVSDTDVLAVLNDLTKVLVKHLSEGRIVRLGDFGSFRITISSEGAETAEKFNPALIKSNKIQFTPGVDLKEMQRVIKYEKYKK
- a CDS encoding ABC transporter permease, translating into MLPHYLKLAWRNIVRYKTQSIISITGMAIGFTAFILAGYWYYWENTFDTFHPDWERTYAITTSNYSEEIDNLNQLNKYAREEFEKFSEVEKVTLTNLFLHSPEKQNRVWVGMEVEESFFDMFHHEFIEGTYKGNPFDGKSVILTEQMAINLFGSTSCLGKKFEINNKISFDIAGVIKEYPQNTHFKFEYLCLTKIEYHHLGRLPTYIKVKPNTDINQLRNKIEGYTVKEKDDVYNKYSKYKYRLCKLPDVHLTTNSHLKSRFRNIKILFCGGLLAFISALMNLLVLFLSRQQVKLRYNGLYRVIGASTKGLILRGITELTVFMLISFIVSMTLIEIIFPFYQEYTTIHSEGEIFSNFKNFLSKGDLIQASVISFAISGILFLLLCIIPIYFLIQKHKKSTSFALRDFLVSGQIFIGSLFLITALAFYLQYSYTRNTDKGIVPDNIWQIDVGFFNSISSNYSGFLESIKQSSYIEEVTTTTNEIFSTSGIYYGSYQRILNLNKNGEVFKMNVLLVEPNFLPFFGLQMKSGEWLSESDHNKYVMNEIGAKEIGIKNNLSKEGTPFSDIPIEFKGIVKNFYYTSMQNPLKNVFIKVREKESEEEKSFGQSYIYIKVKPENKDKVLAFLKEQYGKFSNEEVPLEKRFLYLPEVMENLNASDIKMSWIFLTLAATSILISALGIYSLVSLSVEQRKKEIAIRKISGATFADILKLFLKRYLFISIISNLIALPIGYLFISKWLETYAYHFELSIWLFAIVLIIINVIIILSVSKQVNEAMKINESSVLKLD
- a CDS encoding transketolase family protein, translating into MMKYTDTGKKDTRSGFGAGLVELGRTNPNVVALCADLIGSLKMEKFIEENPERFFQIGIAEANMMGIAAGLTIGGKIPFTGTFAAFSTGRVYDQIRQSIAYSGKNVKICASHAGLTLGEDGATHQILEDIGLMKMLPGMVVINPCDYNQTKAATIAIADYQGPVYLRFGRPTVANFTPEDQKFEIGKGILLTEGKDVTIVATGHLVWEALLAADELEKQGISAEVINIHTIKPLDEEIILNSVKKTGCIVTCEEHNYYGGLGESVARVLTQRLPAPQEFVAVNDTFGESGTPADLMKKYGLDKNGVIKAVEKVLKRK